A genome region from Hevea brasiliensis isolate MT/VB/25A 57/8 chromosome 7, ASM3005281v1, whole genome shotgun sequence includes the following:
- the LOC110638145 gene encoding REF/SRPP-like protein At1g67360: MENEKKNPELKHLGFVRMAAIQMLVCVSNLYDYAKQNSGPLRSTVGTVEKAVTTVVSPVCQKFKDVPGDLLVFLDKKVDEGTRKFDNHAPLVAKQAVSQAQSLLQIASQKAQGLVHEASVGGPRAAVRYAARESKHFALTQSVKVWIKLNQFPVVHRVADMAVPTAAHWSEKYNHLVKDMAQKGYTVFGYVPLVPIDEVAEAYKQGEAEKKESATAHKPDSSDSD; encoded by the exons ATGGAGAACGAGAAGAAAAATCCGGAATTGAAGCATTTAGGGTTCGTGAGGATGGCTGCTATCCAGATGCTGGTGTGCGTCTCGAATCTGTACGATTACGCGAAGCAGAACTCAGGGCCATTGAGATCTACCGTTGGGACCGTTGAGAAGGCTGTAACTACGGTTGTGAGTCCAGTCTGCCAGAAATTCAAGGACGTGCCTGGTGATCTTCTTGTATTTCTTGATAAAAAG GTAGATGAAGGTACACGGAAGTTTGATAACCATGCTCCACTTGTGGCTAAGCAGGCCGTGAGTCAAGCGCAGAGTTTGTTACAGATTGCATCACAGAAGGCTCAAGGACTTGTGCATGAGGCTAGCGTTGGAGGACCACGTGCTGCTGTGCGTTATGCAGCCAGAGAGTCTAAGCACTTTGCCCTGACCCAATCTGTAAAGGTGTGGATTAAACTGAACCAGTTCCCTGTGGTTCACAGAGTTGCAGATATGGCTGTTCCCACAGCTGCCCACTGGTCCGAGAAGTACAACCATCTTGTCAAGGACATGGCCCAGAAGGGTTATACAGTCTTTGGTTACGTGCCTTTGGTTCCAATTGATGAAGTAGCCGAAGCATATAAGCAAGGTGAAGCAGAGAAGAAAGAAAGCGCAACTGCACATAAACCTGATTCTTCAGATTCGGATTAG
- the LOC110638147 gene encoding F-box protein At1g67340, which translates to MRTRRGLCYPRADACVDKSLVKRRKGGDFTTTATVAGEQMLSRKRQRLSPEIAGETDFFDSLPDDLVMSILGKLSSSASCPSDFINVLITCKRLNGLGLHSLVLSKASQKTFAIKAKNWSDSAHRFLKVCADAGNVEACYTLGMIRFYCLHNRGSGASLMAKAAISSHAPALYSLAVMQFNGSGGSKNDKDLRAGVALCARAAFLGHIDALRELGHCLQDGYGVRQNIAEGRRFLVQANARELAAVLSKPNSGVNTRAWLTWNPHAPPNHRHGSGLGCPLLSDFGCNVPAPEAHPASRFMTEWFASRGGTPGPGLRLCSHVGCGRPETRKHEFRRCSVCGAVNYCSRACQALDWKLRHKEECAPVERWIDEDGEGGDGEAGGEGNQIVVAGS; encoded by the exons atgaGAACAAGGAGAGGGCTTTGTTATCCTAGAGCAGACGCTTGTGTAGATAAGAGTTTAGTAAAGAGAAGAAAAGGTGGAGATTTCACCACAACCGCTACTGTTGCCGGAGAACAAATGCTTTCCCGGAAAAGACAGCGGTTATCGCCGGAGATTGCTGGAGAGACTGACTTTTTTGATTCTTTGCCTGAtgatcttgtcatgtctattctCGGCAAGCTTAGCTCCTCTGCCTCTTGTCCTTCTGATTTCATTAACGTTCTGATAAC ATGCAAGAGATTAAATGGGTTAGGCCTTCATTCTCTGGTACTATCTAAAGCATCTCAAAAAACGTTCGCTATTAAGGCCAAGAACTGGTCCGATTCTGCTCACCGGTTTTTGAAAGTCTGTGCCGATGCCGGAAATGTTGAAGCTTGTTACACTCTTGGCATG ATTCGGTTCTACTGTTTACATAACCGAGGGAGCGGTGCTTCTTTAATGGCCAAGGCGGCGATTAGCTCGCACGCGCCGGCACTCTATTCTCTTGCGGTTATGCAGTTCAATGGCAGCGGAGGCTCCAAGAACGACAAGGACCTGCGAGCCGGCGTGGCGTTGTGCGCACGAGCTGCTTTTCTAGGCCATATCGACGCCCTTCGTGAACTAGGCCACTGCCTCCAGGACGGTTACGGAGTCCGTCAAAACATCGCCGAGGGACGCCGATTCCTCGTCCAAGCAAACGCTCGGGAGTTAGCTGCTGTGCTTTCTAAGCCTAATTCTGGTGTAAATACGCGCGCATGGCTTACTTGGAACCCACACGCTCCTCCCAACCATCGGCATGGGAGTGGTCTTGGATGCCCTCTGTTGAGTGATTTCGGGTGTAATGTTCCGGCTCCAGAGGCACACCCAGCTAGCCGGTTCATGACCGAGTGGTTCGCCTCTCGGGGAGGAACACCAGGCCCGGGGCTTCGATTATGCTCTCACGTGGGATGCGGAAGACCGGAAACTAGAAAACATGAGTTCAGAAGATGTTCCGTTTGTGGAGCTGTGAATTACTGCTCACGCGCGTGTCAGGCGCTTGATTGGAAGCTGAGACATAAGGAGGAGTGTGCCCCTGTGGAGCGGTGGATAGACGAGGACGGTGAGGGTGGCGATGGTGAAGCTGGTGGTGAGGGGAACCAAATCGTCGTCGCTGGTAGCTAA
- the LOC110638170 gene encoding chlorophyll a-b binding protein, chloroplastic: MASVCASSAIAAVAIFSPSSQKTGSIGGATKASFLSGKKLRLRNYTSPVASRSVTVCVAADPDRPLWFPGSTPPPWLDGSLPGDFGFDPLGLGSDPETLRWNVQSELVHCRWAMLGAAGIFIPEFLTKIGILNTPSWYDAGKLEYFTDTTTLFITELIFIGWAEGRRWADILKPGCVNTDPIFPNNKLTGTDVGYPGGLWFDPLGWGTGSPEKIKELRTKEIKNGRLAMLAVMGAWFQHIYTGTGPIDNLFAHLADPGHATVFAAFTPK; encoded by the exons ATGGCTTCTGTTTGTGCTTCTTCTGCCATTGCAGCTGTTGCTATATTCTCTCCCAG TTCCCAGAAGACTGGATCCATAGGAGGGGCAACAAAGGCTTCTTTCCTTAGCGGGAAGAAATTGAGACTGAGAAACTACACATCACCAGTTGCTTCACGATCTGTTACAGTTTGTGTTGCAGCCGACCCTGATAGACCCCTCTGGTTCCCAGGCAGCACCCCTCCCCCATGGCTCGATGGAAG TCTCCCAGGAGACTTTGGTTTTGATCCCTTGGGTCTTG GTTCTGATCCTGAAACCCTGAGATGGAATGTACAATCAGAGCTTGTGCACTGCAGATGGGCAATGTTGGGTGCTGCTGGTATTTTCATTCCAGAATTCCTGACCAAGATTGGCATCCTAAACACTCCATCATGGTACGATGCTGGAAAGCTGGAATACTTTACTGATACGACAACCCTTTTCATCACTGAGCTCATCTTTATCGGCTGGGCCGAGGGGAGAAGATGGGCAGATATTCTCAAGCCAGGGTGTGTTAACACAGACCCCATCTTCCCCAACAACAAGCTCACTGGGACTGATGTTGGTTACCCAGGTGGGCTGTGGTTTGATCCTCTTGGATGGGGAACTGGTTCCCCTGAGAAGATCAAGGAATTGAGGACAAAGGAGATCAAGAATGGGAGATTGGCAATGTTGGCTGTGATGGGTGCTTGGTTCCAACACATCTACACAGGGACTGGCCCCATTGACAACCTCTTTGCCCACCTTGCTGATCCTGGACACGCCACCGTTTTTGCT GCTTTCACCCCGAAATGA